TGGCCTTCTCAATATGTATTCAGCTTCTCTACTGGAGGGCCTAATGAAAGTTTAGTTGCTGTCGGTTGTATTTTGCAGGTTCGCATTTAGTTTCAGATACTTTGGTGATTGATACTGTGTGAAATGATTTGAAGTTAATATTTAGGGAATTGGGAGTTCGTATATCCACGAGAGTCATTTTAATCATCCAAAATAAAGCTTTAAGGAGTCCTTATGCCAGCTTTGGTACTTTTACAAAACAATgattttcatattttaatatttgattgtTGAATGTGGTGCATAAATTCATGTCTGATTTTGTTGAAAACGTGTAATTCATTAAAGGTTCTTTTTGTCGGTGATGAACCAGTAGATATATCAATGATGATGATCATCTATATTCAGTAAGTTTGGGACTACGTAGGTGACTcaatttcaatttccttcaattgATTCCTTCAATTGATAACTCGTGCTGTTTTCTTATTTTTTGGATTTGTGAAACAGTGTAATTTTCTATTTCAAACTAGCTGTGAAAAGCCGCAATGGAAATTATCAATGCACACTTTGCTAATTTATgtgtaatatttataatattcacaCATACTAAATATTGAGTGAGTGAGTGATTTATCATGAAAAGaggaaaacaaaaataataaatgagCAATATAATATTCATACATACTAAAGAGAGAAAGTTTAGCAAATTTCTCTTTAAAAGAATATACGTGTTCCTCGATGAAATTAACTATTTTATTCCTCAACACTAAAACCTTTTTCCTAATTGCAAACCTCCCTTCATTTGAGAGGTCCTGCGTCTCATTACCCTTCACTAACTCTTTTGCATTTACACTTGATTTGTTAAGAATGGAAATGCctcaaatataaatattaatgtaGTACGAATAATCTAATAATATGATTAGCTTCGAGTACAACAACAAAATATATACGCGATAATGTTTGAGcccaggggtggccctgagcacgagctcacggggcgggagcccagggccccataattttaggggcaccaaaattttttatacctatatatatattaaaagagaactTTCTATTATAAAAGtatttgttaaaatttattttttttcaaaaatactggCTAACAAATATATAGGGgcactacaaagtcaaaattaataaaagaatgtagaGAATTTGTatttgtaaatgctaaggctAGTGCTGAAAACATTGCGAATAAAATtgagattgaatgtgtgtttattcaaaaacgttAAATTCATAGAAAATAACACTATGATGAAATTCTCAACCCCCACAATTGAATCTTGAGTCCgctgaagagtcttttcgaaatcactatttcttatatattgtagatcaaacaattgaatcacttgatagaagatttgagcagtatagcacatatgaaaatatttttggattattgtttagtattgaaaggcttagatcattatctgatagggacttgaaagcatgttgtaaacatcttgaaacttgtttaaaacatgacgattctcttgatcttgatggtgaaattttgtttgaagaattgaaagttatcagagaagttttaacagttgaatcaaatcaagctatatgatattgagttcttaaaagtcttttaattgttttcctaatgcatgcaTAGCTTATAGAATGATATTAACTATTCTtatcagtgttgcatctgctgagaagaagaagaaaaataagtctctttatagtggtttatgttttgatgaagtataaacatttatttaaagatccatacttgtattctttttgcacaatgtcaaatgaaaatgtgtttttttatcaaattatttcttttatccttatgtatttattgttaaaaaaagtgTATATGGGCACCACTCTTTTAattcgcccaaggcacccaaatCCAAAGGACCGGCCCTGTTTGAGCCTATAATAAATTTAAACGATACATAATGGAGGATGCTCAGGAAGCATACATTTGCCGTCGATAAATTCCCAAGCATCATCAACAAGGCCATTAGCAAGTACTTCCGTGTGACGAGCACGCTCATCACCACATGCATTTTCCTATATTTGAACATAATGAAGCAATTTATGTGAAAAAGATTGTGACATTGTGAGACCAGAAGCCTATAGAAACAACTTATTATATGTTCATAAGTTATAGCACGCTCACAATTTTTTTCAAATgtgaaattattatttattttataccttttatacattttaaaaatattcattattttactCTTTTATGAATATGactaattagttttttaattattttacaaCATTTTCTTATTCCCCTGATTTATGTATAGCacattacttttattttaattttaattaatcaattaaaaaattattagtttattttttaattttaacattaTCTTTTTTTAAAACTTACACAAATTATTAGTAAATTAGAAATgctcaaattattttataatttaaaaaagaaatagttaaattttttttatgtatactaTTAATAACAATCACATTTTATctattcaataataattttactataagtaaaatttgtaaattataaatgtctttaaaatattttttttacgttagaaaatatttaacccgtgcctcgcacgggtctaagtactagtagGCGTTAATTCcattaataaccctaaaaatttgGACGAACATACCACTTGAAGAAACAATATACAGAAGATACTTAGAAGATCCTATTTTCCTGAATTCAAACAAAAAGACGGTTCTTGTTGTTATCctaaaagaaaaagttgataatCACGTGAACCAACCCTACCTCAAAATATCTATCTATTCAACATACATCATCtatgagaatttttttttatccATAGTGAATCTATATATACCAACAGTAATAACATTTTCACCATTCCACTCTCTATATAATGAACTAAATCCACCACAAAAACTCACACAAAACAAGCAACCCTATCACCAACAAAATGAAGATGATTCTAactatcttcttcattttctctcttctttccctCTCCCATGCATCAGTAGTAGATTTCTGCGTAGCAGATTACAATGCACCAAACGGCCCAGCCGGATATTCTTGCAAAACACCCAAAAAAGTTACCGCCGATGACTTCGTCTTCCACGGCCTAGCCACAAGTGGAAACACCACTAACATTATCAAAGCCGCCGTTACACCTGCATTCGACGCACAATTTCCTGGCGTAAACGGACTTGGAATCTCCATTGCGCGTTTAGATTTAGCTCCAGGTGGAGTTATTCCACTTCACACTCACCCCGGTGCTTCAGAAGTATTGGTTGTTATTCAAGGAACAATTCTTGCTGGTTTTGTTTCATCTGCTAACGTTGTTTaccttaaaacacttaacaaaggtGATGTGATGGTTTTTCCACAAGGTTTGTTGCATTTCCAAATTAACAGTGGTCGTTCTAATGCGCTTGCTTTTGTTAGCTTTAGTAGTGCTAATCCTGGTTTACAGATATTGGATTTCGCTTTGTTTAAGAGCGATTTTCCTACTGAGTTGATTACTGCAACTACTTTTCTTGATGCTGGTTTAGTGAAGAAGCTTAAAGGTGTTCTTGGAGGCAGTGGTTAATTAAACTACGTTGTTATCCATGAGAGAATGAGGATTTAGGATTCCTGTGttctcttttaattgttgttgaaCTTGTTTCGTTGtgttgtttgttgttgtgttgtgtCAATGTTGTTAGTTTTTTGAATGATGGTAACTTTATAAATTTGTGAGATGAGATGAATAAATGTAAGTGAAGTATTATCAAAACTGCTTTTTATAGATTCAATTTCTTCCTTTTCCCATTATGAATTGCATTCAATAGAATAATATTACTCCCTAATTCAAAATAAATGTTATAGTTGACACTTTCAcgcatattaaaaaaatgtaataaataaaatagagagaatgacaattttatcaaattattcttatttattatgggtgtatttttattatcattaatgTAATATGAGAGAAATAATAAATGAAAAGTATTAATTAGAGAGTACAATTGAGagataaaaactaaaattgtATTGAAAACTAAAAAGaacacttagaataaataattttttacaaaATGTAACATTTATTTTTGGGCAGAAGGAATACTATATTAGGGTGCCTCCTTAACACAAGCTTCCCATTCATATTCTCCATTCTTGTTGTGCCGTCAAGAGGATGTGATGTGAGTATGAATGATATCCGGATGTAACTTGTTGAAATTATTCAAGGTGTCCGGATGTAACTTGTTGAAATTATTCAAGGTGATGGTTGAAGTGATAGAACAAATTAAATTGTTGAGGGGGCTATTAGCTTTTCATGATATGGTATATAAGAATTAGGGTTACTGTTTATAATGAGATGAAAGTGGgttgattaatttttttcttttctttctttacagacttttaaaaataaaaacaaaaatagaatCCGTGGGTGTTAATTCTGactttaaaaaatagaatataaaGAACATACATATAAAATAGACAAGAGAACACTTCTAAAagtatttctttttcattatctatttaaacaaaaacagaATATAAGAAAACACATATAAAATGAAGGAGAAGAGATTGGGCTGATTGGAGTTAATCGTTTAATATGAATATTAAATAGTggtgttttttaatttatttttttaatatgtttttgaataataGTGTATCGATATATTTTCGTAAAGGTCATAGGAGGAGACGTGAGGATTATTAATCGCCCTTTTATCGGATCAATAAgctatttattagatgttttgagTTTCTATTGGATATTTCACTTTTGCCAAGGATAGTCATTCGACGTGAGAATTTGGAGGTGACGTGTCCTCACCCTATAATAGCATGAAAGAAGTCGTAGGGGAAGTAAGTCATGCTCTTCTGAATACGAAGAGATAAATTTTTCATTTTCTGGATGGTTGCTATTTCCAATGAAGTCTTGGATCTAGGCCCAATGAGTATATAAATACCTCAACACCGCAATTAAGAAGGACAAGCGGGCTCCAATACAGAAATACTCGCAGACATAGTTTCTCACTGTTACATTAGTTAGATCTCGACCTCgtcataataaacataaaattttgatatccctTAACCACTAGAGGTTGTCACGCATTTTTACTTTTACCAAGTACAATTGACGCCCATCGAGGGGCTTAGTAAAACTGacatggtgtaatacggtgaactgacttttattgaaatgtgcggatagcaagagtcgccaccgacttttattttatccaattggaaaggcaaaaagaacaggaaagacctttgaaagatattgagttcgggggtaggttatacaaagggaaggtgtaaggcaccctttgcatccatggttatccatgggctcttaattgcttagctcacttatttgtttgaaaagtttgaagtgtcgtgtgtgaatagaaaatattcgttaaggactttagcttgtaaataagtgtagccttgttttgaattgattttgaaaagaggtgtgaaaagtaatttgaaagtttgttgtgagcaagcagttaagagctacctaccctaagtttgtctttcatgttctttaagtctttcgggtgaaaggggctatccataccatgagagggcaggaagtctttcaattggatgtggaagggtcatcgaagttatcgttcgccacaagactgtcccttgccataaagaaggcaggtagtctttagggaaggatagaatagtcattaatatttttaggcatcatgcgaggataccttagcaattgggacaatcatcttttaccgaggaaacttcgagggactagatgatttttaatctctttaggcgaccttgctttaggtatcctcggaatttagggacttgactatttttaggcaacaaaattaaggcaacaaggcaaccaaagagattaccctaaaggtgtgtgggtgcacaatcacgtggttaacttcgatgatatttatcttgtaaattagtgatctatgttcaattcatggtttatcactccctagggttactatccgcgcagtttaaaattgcagaaattaaaggcagaaaaaatataaagtcctacgctattacaataaacacccgtGGGGAAGGgggaataaaagaaaaaaaataagagggaacaataattagaAAAATCTTGAAtgtcttgatcttcctcgaactctgaaaattaaaaggaaaataataagggttagtgtatgagtgattcatgGACTATTGACGTAAACTCTATTTTAATCAAGAggcgaaataaaaataaaatgatgtttaaacaagagaaattagaaaacttagcttttttaatCTGGTAgggcgcgtggctgaaagatcttggctaatcctgaaaattaatgataaaaagaaatagggtgagtgtatggaggATCTATATATTGACAAACCTcacaaccctgattagggtacaagttaatcatggctaatagaataaataaaggcaaataaaaggtaaaaataaaatttcaggTTAAAGGAAATGCAAACCCCGAACCCTAACACTAAACCCCTTAGGGTTTAGtaagaaaacttgttgtgacctAAATAAGGTTTGAACAGATATAAAATTAAAGACCTAAACTTAATTAGTGGTTAAAATTGTTAATaaacttaaaattaattaattagtctaaaaattaaaaaaacctaaCTCTAATCACACTAAtcctaattattttaaaaaagtaattattaaactaatttaaaattaaactaatcactaaaattataaacctagaattataaacctaattaccaatcaatttaaattacaatattaaaccctaataaaatagaacctaaaaattaattaatcctaGTATTAATCCTAATTTAAGATAATGGATGTTTGAATAATggttaattttaggttaattaacaaaaacaaaacaacaaacagcaaacaaacaaaaaagaaaaaaaaaagagagtggGGCGTATTATCTGGTGAAGCGAAGCTCTGGACGTCCATGGTGGGGATGCGCTGGGTTCCTCCTAATCTGGCCTTCAGATCTGATGGTAGTGAAGATGAATGGTGCGGATTTTAGGGTGTATCGTGGGAGCTCACTGAACATGCGCACTAGATCTGCACGCAAGAAATATAAGCAatggataaaaataaatgaaagaactctgggatcgaacccaggttcttGAAGTTACAAGTCTCCACCCGTTGCCAAACACGCTGCGTTTTTGAATTGTTAATAAATAACGAATAATGAGTAAATATAAAGAAATATTTAATTGGGAATTTTCAGAATTCAAACGTGTGGTCCCCTGCTGCGCATGATGTCCAATGAGAATGGAGAGAGGATAGGTTGACCCTTTGACCAACCAACAAGAACGCTCCATGCATGGAGAGAGAAATCGGGGAAGCTGACTAGCCAATCAATTGCTCACGCGCGTGACTCATGGGTCCATGGAgacgtcttcatcttcttcatctaatTCCCAGATTTTGCCACGATTCAGTCTTGGTTTTGCTAGGATTTTGCTGCGAACTCTTTGTGGCTAATCCCTGCAATAATTAAAACTCAAGAACACGTTAACCATTAAAAATAATTGCCCAGATCTACTGTTCCACATGTTGCGACCATGATGGAACCCTTTATCTGGACAAACACGCCCTGAAACGTGAGTTTCAAAGGAAGCTACCTtcaaaccctaaccatggtgttTTTCAATCCCTGCGTGAAAACTCAGTAACAATTTTTATCTGATTGAGCCCATTCCAGCGGGTGTTTTCTGACGATATTCCAGCGGGTGTTTTCTGACGATATTCCAGCGGGTGTTTTCTGAcgatattcaaaaattcataacttcctcAATTTTTATTTGATTGAGCCCATTCCAGCGGCATTCTCTCTGAAATTTCGTTGGCTTCGATTCATCTAAAGGCCTCGAGTTCTAATTATGAAAAGAAGATTCAGTTTCATCGCATTCTTTGAGAGGTGCGCACGAAAATTCTGCACGTCGCAAGGTTTCTGCCTCAGATGACCGGCTGAGTTTCTCGCTATTTAGACATGTATAACTCTTTCACTATTTTTCCGATTGAGCCGATTCTAGTGGCTACCGTTTGCAAATTTTGTCATCTTCgatttgatgttggtctcgattCCAACTTTCATGCCAAAAGACTCTCATAATTTTCTCTATATATTTTGGACATTTTGGGAATTTGGGAATTTGGCAATTTGGGAATTGTACATTTTGGactctctatatattcttttccctctcattttCAAGGGGAGACTCTCATAATTTTCTTCTCACCACAAACACAAATCAAAATCTCTCTCAATCTCTCAATGATCAAATACAATATTCATCTAAAATTCTTCAACAACTTCATCAAGAACGCGAAGAACGCGAAGCTCGATTTTCCGGATTTCCTTCTCCCTCCACACCTCATAGAGTGCAGCTACCCTCTCTCCACCATCTTTTCCTTCCGATTTGCAATCTCATTTTCGATCCTTCATCGTGTTCACATTTTGATTGGATCTTCGGTTTTGGTAAGCATTTGGATCTCAAATAGGTGCTTAATTATTGATGATAACATGAATTCGAATGTTAGATCTAAGGGCTGTtattgtttgttgatgatgatgatgaaatgttgATTTAAGTTATTAGATCTACAGATTGTTTATGATAACATGAATTCGATTGCTAAATCTAGCGTTATTGCAAGTTTTGTGCTCTAGGTGTTTATGATAATGTTTGTATAGATGTTGTTGCTCATGAAGaggcttgttgttgatgatttgatggagGATCAATTGTTGTTcatgataattatttttatttacatgAGAGCTCATGGAAATTGATAATGCTTTGCTCATAGTTTTCGATTCTTGAAATTCGATTCATGTTCTTGGTTGATCGATGCATAAGCTCAAATGTTGAAATTGTTTGCTCATGTTGCTGTTGAAAGGTAATCACCGGTTTGATTGCTTGTCATTAATATTATTGTGAATTCAATCAGAAAGATTGGGGAAAATGAGTTTTTCAGTCAGTATGTATCGATACATGAGCTTTTGCGTCGATACATGGCTCGTTCACGTTTCTAGAAAGCTATTTTCATAACAGCATGTGTTGACATGTAATGCATGTGTTCCCATGGTTTTAACATTGCATCTATCGATACATGAGCTTTTGCACCGATACATGGTTATATACGGTTTTTggaaaattgtttttataatAGTATGTGCTAACATATAATACGTTGTGCCGACACATCCATGGTTTTTAACACAGTATGCATCGACACATACCTGTTTGCGTCGACACATACAATTACAACCTTTTTGGATTGTTCTTTTTCTACATCATGTGTCGACTCATGTGTGGTACGTGTCAACCCATAATACCATTTGTTTGCATTTCAGCTCTGTATTGCGATTGTGCATCTCAGGTTGTATATCCTGTTATTACAAACAATTTTGTTAGCTTGTGCAAGGCTTCTAAGGAAATTTTTGATAAACGCGTGCGcgccgtgttccactttatttgtgggacacgataTCTTCAGATCATAATTATATTCTTTCCATTGTTTGTCTGGATTGTGATTTTTCTTGCAGGTGTATCATTTGGATGTGTACGAACGAACATTCTaactcgtgatttattttcacgccGATGCTTTGACGCTTATGTCGGATGAGTAGATGTTCTAAATCTTTTTTCTATTGATGACATCTTACGCGAAGCTTTCCAGGTTTTTCACTTTCGTTTGCTAACTCTTTGCGGATTTGCTATTCGTTCAGTATTATCTCGTGTTCCCTTTTATTCTCCTTATGCATCATATATTTCCATGAGAAATATGGTaggcatgcatctggccaagccctagAAAGAGGCTATGTTCGTgcatgtttatatttgtgctttgtggAAGGGAGTCACGATGCAATAACACCTCTTCTAAGGCGACATCGTTAAGTCCTCATAGCAGGAAAGCGGAGAAGGGttcgcaatcaacccccgccccgTCTCATTGAGTTTGTTCAGTTAGCGCATCCTACGCGTTGCCTGCTTTTGAACTAGCCCCAGAtcctgttatcgagtatgtcaagtGGAAGGACCGTGTAGTCGGATCCCCACACCTTGTCTAGCTTGCGTTGCCCGACGCTGATGCTCTGTGCACGAACTCACATGCTATCCTCCTTTCTTCCCACTGCTAGCTTGTTTGTCTCAGAGGACTTTCCCCGATTGACTAAAGCTCCCCATTTGATAGCTTGTTTGTCCCAGAGGACTTTCCCCGGTTGACTAAAGTTCATGCAAGTTATGTGCTTGTTTATTTCAGAGGACTTTCCCTGTTAGCTAAAGCATGTCTTTTGCTTTGTTGCCTCAGAGGACTTGCCTAGTTGACCAAAGCAATATCCCCAGTCCCTAGGTCACTACTCCGGTAGTTGTTTGCTTCTCGAGCGGTGCTCGATTGTGTGTTGTTGTGTGCTATTGTATGTTATTATCATACATGCTCATCCTTACTATGTATGTTAGCTTTGATCTACCTTTGCTTgcatgtttgacctgaataaccTGTATGCATTGCTTATCTTTGCTATGtatgtttgacctgaataacatgcTAAGCTTTTACATGTTTGACCTAAAtaacatgtatgtttgcattgctttctttggTATCACATGTTTAATCAGATTAACATGTATGAATTACATGTTTGCTTGATACCTGTGCCTGTTTGACCTGAATGACATGTATGTTAGCTATGCTCTATCTTTGCTTacatgtttgacctgaataacatgtatgCATTTGCTTTATCCTTGTGATGtatgtttgacctgaataacatgcTTAGCTTTTACATGTTTTACCTGAAAAACATGTATGTTCGCATTGCTTTCTTTGGTATCACATGTTTGGCCTAAATAACATGTATGCATTACCTATTTGCTTGATACCTGTGCATGTTTGACCTGAATGACATGTATGTTAGCTTTGCTCTATCTCTGCTTacatgtttgacctgaataacatgtatgCATTTGCTTTATCTTTGCTATGtatgtttgacctgaataacatgcTTAGCTTTTACATATTTGACCTAAATAACATGTATGTTCGCATTGCTTTCTTTGGTATTACATGTTTGGCCTGAATAACGTGTATGCATTATCTGTGCATGTTTTGACTTGAATGACATGTATGCTAGCTTTGCTTTACCTTTGCTTTCATGTTTAACTTGAATAACATGTATGCATTATTTTACCTCCAcacatgtttgacctgaataacatgttGTGTTTGTGATTCCTATTTGCCTTGTTCTTACTTGTGATTCACGTTCACACTGTGATTCCTGTTCACACATTGCGCACATGTTTAACCAGAATAACATGATGTGTTTGTGATGCTGTTCACATGCCATACTTgttgtttgctaggatctttgtgatgtTGCTTGTCCGTTGCATGTTCCCTTAGGatgctcggttccgtttctctaaGAGACGTGAACtgagatagaaacagaaactttttAGTCGACCTACGgtgctctgatttctccattatATGTTGGAGGTACGTTAGCACAGGGTATGAAAGCCTTAGCGAGCggacttttcttttcttattttgctcgacttttattttatcttgtttatccttccattgcatgtttccttATCACATCGCATGTTACACACACTCCCTAGGATCAGAAACTAGCAATATTGgatcatgtggagtaccacagacgtgagggatgctaataccttccccttacgtAACCGACACCCTTCCCTTTATCTGTGACCATTGCTTGTTATTTGGTTTTATTCGATATTTTATATTCCTTCGTGTAGGATAAATAAATGTttgatggcgacttcattgtttaTTTGATGAGTTTTCCAATTTCTTCAGCAACCATAAGAGCTTTAAAGATCAACACCCTATTTGCATCCATAACGAGTAGTGCCTTGTTCTCTGTACGAATCTTGTAACCCTTCTCAAATAATTGGCTGATACTTAGAAGGTTACACTTGATTCCGAGAATACACAACACATAATTTATCAAATAATGTCTACAATCCCTTCTCTCGATTGATACATTAGTGATCTCTTCCGCCGCTAGAGTGGTTTCATCCACGAACTTCACTTTGTTCTTCATGATACGGTTGATTTGGATAAACCCATCTTTCCTCCTAATTATATACGTAAAACACCCGATTACAATGCACTGCATCGCTTCTTTCGTAATCACTATTACATTTTCTTCTCCAACTAACATATTACAGTATTTATATATGAGGAAGAATGTAATTGTCATTAACGTTCCCATTGCATATTTCTTGATATTTTAGGGGTTTGCAAATTGTGTGTGGTTGTGACTGAGTTTGATAAGTCCAGCACAAAAGAAGGGGGTTCTTATCTCCAGAATTACTTTGGTAGAGTTGTGTGAAAGCCTACAGATAAAGTGAGAAATGTTCTTACTCTTCACCACAGGTCACAACTCAAGATACTGATAGGATCA
The Vicia villosa cultivar HV-30 ecotype Madison, WI unplaced genomic scaffold, Vvil1.0 ctg.003122F_1_1, whole genome shotgun sequence DNA segment above includes these coding regions:
- the LOC131640428 gene encoding auxin-binding protein ABP19a-like, which encodes MKMILTIFFIFSLLSLSHASVVDFCVADYNAPNGPAGYSCKTPKKVTADDFVFHGLATSGNTTNIIKAAVTPAFDAQFPGVNGLGISIARLDLAPGGVIPLHTHPGASEVLVVIQGTILAGFVSSANVVYLKTLNKGDVMVFPQGLLHFQINSGRSNALAFVSFSSANPGLQILDFALFKSDFPTELITATTFLDAGLVKKLKGVLGGSG